The genomic segment CGGCAATGTGTATGAGGGGCTGACGGCCTATGACGAGAATCTGGAGATCGAGCCGGGGCTCGCCGTGTCCTGGGAGAACACCTCGCCCACCGTCTGGCGTTTCAAGCTGCGCGAGGGCGTGAAGTTCCACGACGGCGGCGACTTCACCGCCGACGATGTCATCTTCTCCTGGCAGCGGATGAAGACCGACGGTTCCGACATGAAGGGCTATGCGGCCCTCATCAAGGACATCAAGAAGATCGACGACTACACGATCGAGATCGAGACCCCGTCGCCCGATCCGATCCTGCCGCGCTCCTTGACCTTCGTCTACATCATGGACAAGGAGTGGGCCGAGGAGCACGACGCCACGGAGGCGACGAGCCCGAAGGCGGCGACGACGAGCTCCACCTACGCCGCCCAGAACGCCAATGGCACCGGGCCCTTCATGGTGTCGGAGCGCCAGCCGGACGTGAAGTCGGTGTTCAAGCGCTTCGACGGCTATTGGGGCGAGCCGAAGACCAATGTGACCGAGGTGATCTTCACGCCCATCGAGCAGGCGGCCACCCGGGTTGCGGCCCTGATCTCCGGCGAGCTCGACCTCGTCTATCCCGTGCCGGTGCAGGACTGGCCGCGCCTCGAGAGCGCGGACGGCGTGGAGCCGCTGACCGGGCCGGAGGCGCGCACCATCTTCCTCGGCATCGACCAGAGCCGCGACGAGCTGCTCTATTCGAACGTCAAGGGCAAGAACCCGGCCAAGGACATCAAGGTGCGCCAGGCCATCGCCCACGCCATCGACCTCGATGCCATCAAGCAGAAGATCATGCGTGGCGCCTCGACCCCGACCGGGCTCCTGATCGCGCCGCAGATCAACGGCTTCAACGACGCGCTCAACAAGCCCTACGAATACGATCCGGAGAAGTCGAAGGCCCTGCTCGCCGAGGCCGGCTATCCAGACGGCTTCGAGATCGGCATGGACTGCCCGAACAACCGCTACGTCAATGACGAGCGGATCTGCCAGGCGGTCGTGGCGATGCTCGCGCGCGTCGGCGTCAAGGTCGACCTGAACGCCCAGCCCAAATCGAAATACTTCGCCAAGGTGGCGACCCAGAACGACAACGACACGTCCTTCTACCTGCTCGGCTGGACGCCGAGCTCGATGGACGCCTACAACCCGCTCTTCAATCTGGTGCACTGCCAGACCACGGATGCGGGCCAGTTCAATTACGGGCGCTACTGCAACGAGGAGATCGACGGGCTGACCGCGAAGATCGCCAGCGAGACCGACCAGGAGAAGCGCCAGTCCATGATCGACCAGGCGTTCACCATGCTGCGCGAGGATTACGGCTACTTCCCTCTGCACCAGCAGCCGCTCTCCTGGGGCGTGCGGTCGGGCGTGACGGCGGCCCAGCGCGCCGACAACGTGCTCGACTTCCGCAATGTCGTGATGCCGTGACGCAAGGCCCGGGCCGTTCCGGCGGCCCGGGCATCGACCGTGCGTCGTTCCCGGACGATGCGGGACCCCGCATTGCTGCCGATGCGGTTTATGGCGGCCCGTGCCGGCGGGAATGGCGGAGAGAGGCAGGGGTAACCCCATGATCCTGTTCATCCTGCGCCGGCTTGCCGAAAGCGTGTTCGTCATGCTGGCCGTGGCGCTGATCGCGTTCACGCTGTTCCGCTTCGTCGGCGACCCGATCAACAATCTGGTCGGCCAGGACACCTCGCTGGAGGAGCGCGAGCAGCTGAAGGAGGATCTGGGCCTCAACGATCCCGTCATCGTGCAGTTCGCCCGGTTCGTGGGCGACGCGGCGCGCGGCGATTTCGGCTATTCCTACCAGATGCGCCTGCCGGTGAAGCAGCTCATCGCGGAGCGGTTCCCGGCGACCATGGAGCTGTCCATGACGTCCGCGCTGATCGCGCTCTTCGTCGGCATACCCATGGGCGTCTACACCGCGCTTCGACGACGAAGCCTCATCGCGCGTTCCTTCATGACCGCCTCGCTCATGGGCGTGTCCCTGCCGACCTTCCTGATCGGCATCCTGCTTATCCTCATCTTCGGCGTGCAGCTCAGATGGCTACCGACATTCGGGCGCGGCCAGGTCGTCGATCTCGGCTGGTGGACGACGGGCTTCCTCACGCTGTCGGGTCTCAAGGCGCTGATCATGCCGGCGATCACGCTGGCCATCTTCCAGATGACGCTGATCGTGCGGCTCGTGCGCGCGGAGATGCTTGAGGTGATGCGCTCCGATTATGTGAAATTCGCCCGGGCGCGGGGCCTGAAGCCGCGCGTGATCAATTTCTCCATCGCGCTCAAGAACACGCTGGTGCCGGTGATCACCATCATCGGGCTGCAGGTCGGCTCGATCATCGCCTTCGCCATCATCACGGAGAGCGTGTTCCAGTGGCCGGGCCTCGGGCTCCTGTTCATCCAGGCGATCAGCGAGGTCGATATCCCGGTCATGGCGGCCTATCTGATGCTGATCTCCTTCATCTTCGTGCTGATCAACCTGGCGGTCGACCTGCTCTATCTGGTGATCGACCCGCGGCTGAGGGGAGAGACGGCATGACGGACTCAGACCGGACGGAGCGGCCGGCGGGCCTCCTCGCCCGCCTCGACGAGAGCGACCTGTGGTGGAGCTTCCGCCATTCGCCCACCGTGATCGTCGCCGCGTTGACGACGCTCGTCATGTTCGCCGCGGCGATCTTCGCGCCCTGGATCGCGCCCCACGACCCCTTCGACCTCTCCCAGGTGAACCTGCTCGACGCGCTCCTGCCGCCCATGTGGGAGGAGGGCGGCATGGCCGCCTTCCCGCTCGGCACCGACGATCAGGGCCGCGACATGCTCTCCACCATCATCTACGGGGCGCGCATCTCGCTGTTCGTCGGCTTTGCGAGCGTCGCGCTCGCCATGGTGATCGGCGTCGCCGTCGGCCTCGTCTCCGGCTATGTGGGGGGCTGGGTCGATACCGTGCTGATGCGCATCGCCGACGTCCAGCTCTCCTTCCCGGCGATCCTGATCGCGCTGCTGATCGACGGGGTGGCGCGCGGGCTCCTGCCGCGCGGCAGCCACGACGCGCTGGCCTTCTACGTGCTCGTCATTGCCATCGGCCTGTCCTTCTGGGTGCAGTATGCGCGCACCGTGCGCGGCTCCGTGCTCGTGGAGCGGCGCAAGGAATATGTGCTCGCCGCCCAGGTGACCGGCCTGCCGAGCCTCACCATCCTGGTGCGCCACATCCTGCCGAACGTCACCGGCCCGGTACTGGTGATCGCGACCATCCAGCTCGCGCTCGCCATCATCACGGAGGCGACGCTGTCCTTCCTCGGCGTCGGCATCCCGCCGACCTCGCCCTCGCTCGGCACGCTGATCCGCATCGGCAACGACTTCCTGTTCTCCGGCGAGTGGTGGATCACGATCTTTCCCGGCGCCGCCCTCGTCATCCTGGTGCTCGCGGTCAACATTCTCGGCGACTGGCTGCGCGACGCCCTCAACCCGAAGCTCAGATGACCCGATTGCTCGACATATCCGGCCTCTCGGTCGAATTTCCCTCGCGCCGCGGCACGGTGACGGCCGCGCGCGACATCACCCTGTCCGTCGCGCCCGGCGAGATCCTCGGCGTGGTGGGCGAATCCGGCGCCGGCAAGTCGACCATCGGGGCGGCCGTCATGGGGCTGCTGGAGCCGCCGGGCCGGGTCTCCGGCGGCGAGGTCCACCTCGACGGCCAGCGTATCGACACGCTGCCGGAGGGCGACAAGCGCCGCATACGCGGCCGGCGCATCGGCATGATCTTCCAGGACCCGCTGACCTCGCTCAATCCGCTGGAGACCATCGAGGACCAGCTCGTCACCACAATACTCACCCATCTCGACCTCTCCGAGGCGGAGGCGAGGACCCGCGCGGTGGAACTGATCGACCAGGTGGGCATCCCAGAGCCGGCCAAGAGGGTGAAGAACTACCCCCACCAGTTCTCCGGCGGCATGCGCCAGCGCGCGGTCATCGCGCTGGCCTTGTGCGCGGAGCCGGAGGTGGTGATCGCCGACGAGCCGACGACGGCGCTCGACGTCTCCATCCAGGCGCAGATCCTGGAGCTCATGCGCCGGCTGGTGCGCGACCGCGACGTGGGCATGATCCTCATCACCCACGATATGGGCGTGATCGCGGAGACGGCGGACCGGGTCGCGGTGATGTATCGCGGCTCGGTGGTGGAGGAGGGGCCGACGGACAAGATCCTCCTCAATCCCGACCATGCCTATACGCAGAGCCTGATCGCGGCGGTGCCGCGGCCCGACCGGCGCATGGACCGCTTCCCCCTCGTCGACTATTCGGGCGAGGGCGCGGCCCCGCGCGCGGCGTTCGACGTGAAGACCCACTGGCTCGGCCAGGCGCGCGATTTCGCCGCCGCCCATGAGGGGCCGCTCGTGGCGGTGGAGAACCTCACAATGGCGTTCCATGTCGGCGGCATGCTGAGCGGGCGCCACGAGACCTTCACCGCCGTCGACGATCTGAGCCTCGATATCCGCGATGGCGAGGTGTTCGGGCTGGTCGGGGAATCGGGCTCGGGCAAGTCCACGGTCGCGCGGCTGCTCACCGGCATCTACAGGCCGGTCTCGGGCCGCGTCGTGTTCGCCGGCGTCGATCTCACCGCCATCGGCTCGCGCCGCGAGATGAACCGCTACCGCCGGCAGATGCAGATGATCTTCCAGGACCCCTATTCGAGCGTGAACCCGCGCATGAGGGTGTCGGACATCGTCGCCGAGCCGATCCGCTTCCACAGGCTCGCCTCGTCCAATGCGGAGGCGCGGCGCATCGTGGAGGATCTCCTGGAGCATGTCGGGCTCGGCGCGGCGGCGGCGAAGAAGTATCCGCACGAATTCTCCGGCGGCCAGCGCCAGCGCATCTCCATCGCCCGCGCGCTCGCCACGAGGCCCCGCTTCCTCATCTGCGACGAGCCGACCTCCGCGCTCGACGTCTCCATCCAGGCGCAGATCCTCAACCTCCTGAAGGACCTCCAGGAGGAGCTCGGCCTCACCATGCTGTTCATCAGCCACGACCTGCCGGTGATCCGCCAGATGTGCGACCGGGTGGGCGTGATGAAGGATGGCCGGCTCATGGAGCTCGCCGAGACCGAAACGCTCTTCGAGGCCCCGCAGAACGACTATACGCGCCACCTCCTCGCGCTCATGCCGAAGATCTATGCCGAGGAAGCCGGCGAAGCCGGCGGGGCCGCCGCGCTCGACGCATGAGACGTCACGTCGCCGGCGGGCGCCACGCGACGACGCCTTCCGTTCGCGCCCGGACCTCGGGCGGGGCAAGGCAGGTCGCTACGGCCTCATGGCTGCGTCCCCAGGGGCCGGGTCAACGGGTATTGCCGCGACGTGTCTCCGGATCTGCCCTTCACCGGTCCAGCTCCGCGGCAATGCCGTCCGGGTCGGCCATGTAGCGGTCGAACCGGGCTTGAGGCAGGCGGCACCGGAAGGCATGGGCGAAGACGGCGAGCGCGAAGACGGCGATCGCCGCCATGTCCCAGCCGAAGGGCAGGAGGCCCGTGCCGCCGAACGTGCCGAGAGAGGAGATTGCGCCGACCCCGACCAGATAGGGGATGAGCCAGACGGCCTGTCGGTAGTCGAGCGTGCCGCGACCGCGTGTGCGCGCGCGGACCAGGAACAGGACGAGGCCGGCGAGAAGGCACAGGCCGAGCCGCCACAGCGTGTCCCATCCGCTCCAGTAGATGACGAGGGTCGCCACCACGAAGGCGGGCGCGGCGATCCATGTCACCGCAGGCAGGCGCAGCGGGCGGGGCCGGTCCGGCAGGAGGCGGCGAAGCGCCACGACCGCGATCGGTCCGACGATGAAGGACAGGACGATCGCGGAGCCGTTGAGCTTGACGATCTCCGCGAAGGGGACCGTCACGAAGACCGCCGAGGCGAAGACGAAGTTGAGCAGGAGCGCGGCGAGCGGCACGCCGCGCCCGGACAGCTGCGTGAAGAGCTTCGGGAAGAATCCGTTCTCCGCGAGCGCATAGGCGAGGCGCGCATTGGAACCCGTGGCCACCAGCCCGCCGCCGAACGGGCTGATGACGGCGCCGACATTGAGCAGGCTCACCAGCCACAGGAATCCGAGCGAGGTGGCGATCGCCTCGAGCGGTCCCAGATCGGCGGAGATCATGAGCCCGCTCCAGCCCTTCGCCAGCATGTCGTGCGACAGGGCGCCGGTGAAGGCGATCTGCATGCCACCATAGACGAGCAGGCAGATCAGCACCGACAGGACCAGTGCGACCGGAACGGTCACGCCCGGACGGTGCACCTCGCCGGCCATGTCGATGACATGGCGGAAGCCGATATAGGAGAAGATCACGCCGCCGGTCGACACGGCTGCGAGGATGCCGTGCAGCCCGTTCGGGGAGAAGCCGCCCGCCGCGGTGAAGTTCGCCGTATCGAAGCGCGCCCAGACGAGGGTCGCCATGACGACGAGCGGAATGGCGATCTTCGCCCATGTGAGCGTCGAGTTGACATAGGAGAAGAAACGCACGCCGGCGGCGTTGATGACGGTGAAGAGCGCGATCAGGCCGCAGGCGGCCGCGAGACCCGCCCCGGTGAGCGTGCTGCGGTCGGGGCCGGTATGCAGCCAGTCGATATAGGGGGCCACATAGCGCAGCATCGCCTCCACCTCGATCGGCGCGGTGGTGTTGTAGCCGATCCAGGCGCTCCACCCCATGGCCATGGCGACCACATTGCCATGGCTGAACTGGGGCACGCGGGCAATGCCGCCGGCAACGGGCAGCATGGCGGTGATCTCGGCGAAGGTGAGCGCGATCATGAGCATGGCGACGCCGCCAATGGCCCAGGAGATGATGGCCGCCGGCCCCGCATGCTCGCTCGCCAGAAGCGGCGCGAACAGCCAGCCTGAGCCGATCACACCGCTCACCGCCACGAATGTCAGGCCGATCAGCCCGACATCGCGCCGCATCGTTCCCCTGCCCGCCATTTCTGCTCCCTTCACGCGCGATTCGCGGCGTTTTTCCCGAGTGGCCGGCTCAGGGTGGGAAACTGGGGGGTGGGTGTCAATCGACGGTTCGAGGGGCCGGGCGGTTCGGCAGGTCGCCTCGTGCGACGACCGGCATGCGCGAGGGGCGACCCGGTTGACCCGGCCTGTGAATTGGTGATCAATCGTCGCCGTTCGCCGCCAGAGGAAGACCATGACGACACCACGCCTGACCGCCCTTGTGGACACCCTGCCCTCCACCGTGCCCTTTGTCGGGCCGGAGACGCAGGAGCGCGCGCGGGGCAAGCCCTTCCGCGCCCGCATCGGCGCCAACGAGAATGTCTTCGGCCCGTCGCCCGCCGCCATCGAGGCGATGGGCGAGGCGGCGGCCGGGGTCTGGAAATATTGCGATCCGGAGAATTTCGACCTGAAGCAGGCGCTCGCCCGCCATCACGGCGTCGCGCCGGAGAATGTCGCGGTGGGCGAGGGGATCGACGGCCTGCTCGGCTACACGGTCAGGCTCGTCACCGAGCCGGGCGTGGCCATCGTCACGTCGAAGGGCGCCTATCCCACCTTCAACTTCCATGTGGCCGGGTTCGGCGGCCGGCTCGCGACGGTGCCCTATCGCGACGACCGCGAGGACCCGGACGCGCTCGCCGATCTCGCCCGGCGCGAGGAGGCCCGCCTCCTCTATTTCGCCAATCCGGACAATCCGATGGGCACATGGTGGCCGCGCGAGACCGTCTCCGATCTCATCGACGCGGTGCCCGACGGCACGCTCCTGTGCCTCGACGAGGCCTATTGCGAGTTCGCGCCCGACGGCGCGCTGGCGCCCATCGATGTGGACAATCCGAAGGTTCTGCGCTTCCGCACCTTCTCCAAGGCCTATGGCATGGCGGGCGCGCGCATCGGCTATGCCATCGGCGAGGCCTCGGTCGTCGCGAATTTCGACAAGATCCGCAACCATTTCGGCGTGAACCGCATCGCCCAGGCCGGGGCGCTCGCCGCGCTCGCCGACCGGGGCTGGCTCGCCCATGTGATCGCGGAGGTCGCCGCCGCGCGCAGGCGCATCGCGGCCATTGCGGAGGCGAACGGGCTGGACGCCCTGCCGTCGGCGGCGAATTTCGTCGCCATCGATTGCGGCCGCGACGGCGATTTCGCCCGCCGCGTCCTCGCCGAGCTCGTCGCGCGCGACATCTTCGTGCGCATGCCGGGCGTCGCGCCGCTCGACCGCTGCATCCGGATCAGCGCCGGCACCCCGGCCGATCTCGATCTCCTGGAGGAGACGCTCCCCGCCGCGCTCGCCGCGGCGTCGGGCTAGGAGATGGGGGACCATATCCCGACGGCGCCGGCCCGCTCCCCCACCCGGCCACCCATGAGATCATAATTCCGTGGGTGGCCGGGTGGGGGAGCGGGCCGGGGCAGGATCGAAAAAGCAAGAAGACACCGGGGCGCTCGCCCTGCAAGGTGCGTGAACCGGACAGGGCAGACGGGGAGGAGAGGATGCCTCACGGGGAGGAAACGGCGCTCGGCGCCTTGGTCGATGCCGCCGACGGGCACGCCGCCGCGCTCGTCCATGACGGCCGGACAATCACCTATGGCGAGATATCCGAGGCGAGCCGGCGCGTGGCGGGCGGGCTCGCCCGCCTCGGCATCGCGCGCGGCGACCGGGTGGCGATCTGGCTGCCCAACACGCCCGACTGGCTGGTGGCCTTCCTCGCGCTGGCCCGCCTCGGCGCCGTCGCGGTGTCCGTCAATACGCGCTTCCGCAGCGCCGAGGTGGAGGACATTGTCGGGCGGTCCGGCTGCCGCGCGCTCATCCTGTGGCCGGGCTTCAGGAATATCGATTTCGCAGGCATCCTCGCCGGCGTCGCGCCCGCCGCGCTCGCCTTGCTCGACCATGTGGTGACCGTCGGGGACGCGCCGCGCGCACCCCTCGTTGCGGGCGCGCAGACCACCGCCTTCGCCGACCTCCTGAAGGCTGAGCCGCTCGAGGCCGACGAGGGCGGCCCGGACCATCCCTGCCTGATCTTCACCACGTCGGGCACGACCTCGAAACCGAAATTCGTCCTCCACCGCCAGGGCGCGCTCGCAGCCCATGCCCGCCATGCCGCGACGGGGCTCGGCTATCGCGAGGCGGGCACGGTGCTTCTCCAGCTCCTGCCCTTCTGCGGCACCTTCGGCCTCACCCAGGCGCTTGCGGGGTTCGCGGCGGGCCGGCCTGCCGTGCTGCAGACCGTGTTCGACGCGCAAGAAGCGGTGCGGCTGATCGCGGCCCACGGCGTCACCCAGTTCAATGCGAGCGACGAGATGATCGCCCGGCTCGTCGCGGCGGCGGAGGATGCGCGCGCCTTCCAGACGGTGCGCTTCTGCGGCTTTGCCCGGTTCTCCGGCGAGCCCGGCATCGTGGAGGCGGCGGATGCGAAGGGGCTCGCCATGGTCGGCCTGTTCGGCATGAGCGAGACCCATGCCCTGTTCGCCGTCCAGCCGCGCGACGATCCCGAACGCCGAACGCTCGCCGGCGGCGTGCCCGTGGTGCCGGGCGCACGCGTGCGCGCCGTCGATCCGGAGACGGGCGAAACGCTCGCCGACGGGGAGACGGGCATGCTGGAAATCCTCTCGCCAACGCGCATGGTCGGCTATTTCGGGAACGCGGAGGCGACGCGCGAGGCGATCGCGGCGGACGGCTATTTCCGCACCGGCGATCTCGGCTATACGACGGGCGATGGCGGTTTCGTCTTCGTCGGGCGCGGCGGCGACGCGCTGAGGCTCGGGGGCTTCCTGGTCTCGCCCGCCGAGATCGAGGCGCATCTGGAGACCCACCCGGCCGTGAAGGCCTGCGCCGTCGTGGCGGGCTCCGGCGCGCTCGCCGGCAAGGCGGTCGCCTTCGTGGAAACGGCGCAGGCGCCGGCGGACGAGGAGGCGCTGCGCGCGTTCTGCGCCAAGCGCCTCGCCCGCTTCAAGGTGCCCGCCCGCCTGTTCGCCGTCGACGAATTGCCGCGCGTCCACAGCGCCAATGGTGCGAAGATTCTGCGCAACGTGCTGCGCGACTGGGCTGCGGAGCGGACACGGACAACGCCTGAGGAGGACCGCCCCTGATGTTCGACGAGATGCTGCACTGGCCGTTTTTCGACGAGCGCCACCGCGCGCTCCGGGCGCTCGGGGACTGGGCGGACAGCGCGCTCGACGACCTTGTCGCGCAGGAGCATGCGGGCGGCGATGTCTATGCGCTCACGCCGCAATTCGTCGCGCGGCTCGGTGAGGCGGGGTGGCTGAGGCTGGCGGCGTCGCTCGACGGGCGGCTCGATGCGCGCAGCATCTGTCTCGCCCGCGACATGCTGGCAAGGCGCTCCGGCCTCGGCGAA from the Kaustia mangrovi genome contains:
- a CDS encoding ABC transporter substrate-binding protein, which translates into the protein MKLRTLMAASLAAVLIASGPVAAKTFKWAFQGDVQSLDPHGLNETFTLGFLGNVYEGLTAYDENLEIEPGLAVSWENTSPTVWRFKLREGVKFHDGGDFTADDVIFSWQRMKTDGSDMKGYAALIKDIKKIDDYTIEIETPSPDPILPRSLTFVYIMDKEWAEEHDATEATSPKAATTSSTYAAQNANGTGPFMVSERQPDVKSVFKRFDGYWGEPKTNVTEVIFTPIEQAATRVAALISGELDLVYPVPVQDWPRLESADGVEPLTGPEARTIFLGIDQSRDELLYSNVKGKNPAKDIKVRQAIAHAIDLDAIKQKIMRGASTPTGLLIAPQINGFNDALNKPYEYDPEKSKALLAEAGYPDGFEIGMDCPNNRYVNDERICQAVVAMLARVGVKVDLNAQPKSKYFAKVATQNDNDTSFYLLGWTPSSMDAYNPLFNLVHCQTTDAGQFNYGRYCNEEIDGLTAKIASETDQEKRQSMIDQAFTMLREDYGYFPLHQQPLSWGVRSGVTAAQRADNVLDFRNVVMP
- a CDS encoding ABC transporter permease, with the protein product MILFILRRLAESVFVMLAVALIAFTLFRFVGDPINNLVGQDTSLEEREQLKEDLGLNDPVIVQFARFVGDAARGDFGYSYQMRLPVKQLIAERFPATMELSMTSALIALFVGIPMGVYTALRRRSLIARSFMTASLMGVSLPTFLIGILLILIFGVQLRWLPTFGRGQVVDLGWWTTGFLTLSGLKALIMPAITLAIFQMTLIVRLVRAEMLEVMRSDYVKFARARGLKPRVINFSIALKNTLVPVITIIGLQVGSIIAFAIITESVFQWPGLGLLFIQAISEVDIPVMAAYLMLISFIFVLINLAVDLLYLVIDPRLRGETA
- a CDS encoding ABC transporter permease, whose product is MTDSDRTERPAGLLARLDESDLWWSFRHSPTVIVAALTTLVMFAAAIFAPWIAPHDPFDLSQVNLLDALLPPMWEEGGMAAFPLGTDDQGRDMLSTIIYGARISLFVGFASVALAMVIGVAVGLVSGYVGGWVDTVLMRIADVQLSFPAILIALLIDGVARGLLPRGSHDALAFYVLVIAIGLSFWVQYARTVRGSVLVERRKEYVLAAQVTGLPSLTILVRHILPNVTGPVLVIATIQLALAIITEATLSFLGVGIPPTSPSLGTLIRIGNDFLFSGEWWITIFPGAALVILVLAVNILGDWLRDALNPKLR
- a CDS encoding dipeptide ABC transporter ATP-binding protein, encoding MTRLLDISGLSVEFPSRRGTVTAARDITLSVAPGEILGVVGESGAGKSTIGAAVMGLLEPPGRVSGGEVHLDGQRIDTLPEGDKRRIRGRRIGMIFQDPLTSLNPLETIEDQLVTTILTHLDLSEAEARTRAVELIDQVGIPEPAKRVKNYPHQFSGGMRQRAVIALALCAEPEVVIADEPTTALDVSIQAQILELMRRLVRDRDVGMILITHDMGVIAETADRVAVMYRGSVVEEGPTDKILLNPDHAYTQSLIAAVPRPDRRMDRFPLVDYSGEGAAPRAAFDVKTHWLGQARDFAAAHEGPLVAVENLTMAFHVGGMLSGRHETFTAVDDLSLDIRDGEVFGLVGESGSGKSTVARLLTGIYRPVSGRVVFAGVDLTAIGSRREMNRYRRQMQMIFQDPYSSVNPRMRVSDIVAEPIRFHRLASSNAEARRIVEDLLEHVGLGAAAAKKYPHEFSGGQRQRISIARALATRPRFLICDEPTSALDVSIQAQILNLLKDLQEELGLTMLFISHDLPVIRQMCDRVGVMKDGRLMELAETETLFEAPQNDYTRHLLALMPKIYAEEAGEAGGAAALDA
- a CDS encoding APC family permease; translated protein: MAGRGTMRRDVGLIGLTFVAVSGVIGSGWLFAPLLASEHAGPAAIISWAIGGVAMLMIALTFAEITAMLPVAGGIARVPQFSHGNVVAMAMGWSAWIGYNTTAPIEVEAMLRYVAPYIDWLHTGPDRSTLTGAGLAAACGLIALFTVINAAGVRFFSYVNSTLTWAKIAIPLVVMATLVWARFDTANFTAAGGFSPNGLHGILAAVSTGGVIFSYIGFRHVIDMAGEVHRPGVTVPVALVLSVLICLLVYGGMQIAFTGALSHDMLAKGWSGLMISADLGPLEAIATSLGFLWLVSLLNVGAVISPFGGGLVATGSNARLAYALAENGFFPKLFTQLSGRGVPLAALLLNFVFASAVFVTVPFAEIVKLNGSAIVLSFIVGPIAVVALRRLLPDRPRPLRLPAVTWIAAPAFVVATLVIYWSGWDTLWRLGLCLLAGLVLFLVRARTRGRGTLDYRQAVWLIPYLVGVGAISSLGTFGGTGLLPFGWDMAAIAVFALAVFAHAFRCRLPQARFDRYMADPDGIAAELDR
- a CDS encoding pyridoxal phosphate-dependent aminotransferase; protein product: MTTPRLTALVDTLPSTVPFVGPETQERARGKPFRARIGANENVFGPSPAAIEAMGEAAAGVWKYCDPENFDLKQALARHHGVAPENVAVGEGIDGLLGYTVRLVTEPGVAIVTSKGAYPTFNFHVAGFGGRLATVPYRDDREDPDALADLARREEARLLYFANPDNPMGTWWPRETVSDLIDAVPDGTLLCLDEAYCEFAPDGALAPIDVDNPKVLRFRTFSKAYGMAGARIGYAIGEASVVANFDKIRNHFGVNRIAQAGALAALADRGWLAHVIAEVAAARRRIAAIAEANGLDALPSAANFVAIDCGRDGDFARRVLAELVARDIFVRMPGVAPLDRCIRISAGTPADLDLLEETLPAALAAASG
- a CDS encoding AMP-binding protein — protein: MPHGEETALGALVDAADGHAAALVHDGRTITYGEISEASRRVAGGLARLGIARGDRVAIWLPNTPDWLVAFLALARLGAVAVSVNTRFRSAEVEDIVGRSGCRALILWPGFRNIDFAGILAGVAPAALALLDHVVTVGDAPRAPLVAGAQTTAFADLLKAEPLEADEGGPDHPCLIFTTSGTTSKPKFVLHRQGALAAHARHAATGLGYREAGTVLLQLLPFCGTFGLTQALAGFAAGRPAVLQTVFDAQEAVRLIAAHGVTQFNASDEMIARLVAAAEDARAFQTVRFCGFARFSGEPGIVEAADAKGLAMVGLFGMSETHALFAVQPRDDPERRTLAGGVPVVPGARVRAVDPETGETLADGETGMLEILSPTRMVGYFGNAEATREAIAADGYFRTGDLGYTTGDGGFVFVGRGGDALRLGGFLVSPAEIEAHLETHPAVKACAVVAGSGALAGKAVAFVETAQAPADEEALRAFCAKRLARFKVPARLFAVDELPRVHSANGAKILRNVLRDWAAERTRTTPEEDRP